In Streptomyces sp. NBC_00433, a single genomic region encodes these proteins:
- a CDS encoding ABC transporter substrate-binding protein, which translates to MHVLDSVRGYVARLPVGARRLLAVACVLALALAAYGVYLPIDHLLNKPCMRKGATTVTHQGANGECVGITDGSYAFHPSLRAAEDKVREENRRIVENHRTNYVSVVMILPISADKGSILSMPNALEQIEGAFTAQYYANRNNVEGITPYIQLLIGSDGYQANAWQAAVSNIEDDRGRHIAAVTGFGLSLAGTESAIRDLTAHSIPAFGATLTSDNYDNIKGFVRASPSNVDNMAAALSYVQSDYKRAVLVEDGNAGDSYDVTLVSGFKKFRDIPGGHQIVGVEPYDTTERDRDGQSAEERKRHQTEVATRISQMTTNICAAQEPQPAVVLFAGRGQDLGVLVHAFSNTCLDKQIRIVSGDDVTNLPDSRQLRADLRGHVTVDYAGVAHPEEWKASAGHDKAHAAAVADGTRGFRMFDTSFQTLFPSGYLGDGNAMMAYDAVLTATSAIRLTEQPQPEPDAVVNELGALQGAHKVLGSSGPIQFTANYQTSHTGSNPVAKPIPIIRLMPQGNPRVQTVKWPDQAPPVG; encoded by the coding sequence GTGCACGTCCTCGACTCCGTTCGCGGGTATGTCGCGCGCCTCCCGGTCGGTGCCAGGAGGCTGCTGGCCGTGGCCTGCGTGCTGGCGCTGGCCCTCGCCGCCTACGGCGTCTACCTGCCGATCGACCACCTGCTGAACAAGCCGTGCATGCGCAAGGGCGCGACCACCGTCACCCACCAGGGCGCGAACGGCGAATGCGTGGGCATCACGGACGGCAGCTACGCCTTCCACCCCTCGCTGCGGGCCGCCGAGGACAAGGTCCGCGAAGAGAACCGGAGGATCGTCGAGAACCACCGGACGAACTACGTGAGCGTGGTGATGATCCTGCCGATATCCGCCGACAAGGGCAGCATCCTGTCGATGCCGAACGCCCTGGAGCAGATCGAGGGCGCCTTCACGGCGCAGTACTACGCCAACCGCAACAACGTCGAGGGCATCACGCCCTACATCCAGCTGCTGATCGGCAGCGACGGCTACCAGGCCAACGCCTGGCAGGCGGCCGTCTCGAACATCGAGGACGACCGCGGCCGGCACATCGCGGCGGTGACCGGCTTCGGCCTGAGCCTGGCCGGCACGGAGAGCGCGATACGCGATCTGACCGCGCACAGCATTCCCGCTTTCGGCGCGACCCTCACCTCGGACAACTACGACAACATCAAGGGTTTCGTCCGGGCCTCGCCCAGCAACGTGGACAACATGGCCGCGGCCCTGTCCTACGTCCAGTCCGACTACAAGCGGGCGGTGCTGGTCGAGGACGGCAATGCCGGTGACTCCTACGACGTCACGCTCGTCAGCGGCTTCAAGAAGTTCAGGGACATACCGGGGGGCCACCAGATCGTCGGCGTGGAGCCCTACGACACCACCGAGCGGGACCGGGACGGACAGTCCGCGGAGGAGCGCAAGCGGCACCAGACCGAAGTGGCCACCAGGATCAGCCAGATGACCACCAACATCTGCGCCGCGCAGGAACCGCAGCCCGCGGTGGTGCTGTTCGCCGGTCGCGGGCAGGACCTCGGGGTGCTGGTGCACGCCTTCTCCAACACCTGCCTGGACAAGCAGATCCGCATCGTCAGCGGTGACGACGTCACCAACCTGCCCGACAGCCGGCAACTGCGGGCGGACCTGCGCGGCCATGTCACCGTCGACTACGCGGGTGTGGCCCACCCCGAGGAGTGGAAGGCGTCGGCCGGGCACGACAAGGCCCATGCCGCGGCCGTGGCGGACGGCACCCGGGGCTTCCGGATGTTCGACACGTCCTTCCAGACGCTCTTCCCCAGCGGCTACCTCGGCGACGGCAACGCGATGATGGCCTACGACGCCGTGCTCACCGCCACCTCGGCGATCCGCCTCACCGAGCAGCCGCAGCCCGAGCCCGACGCGGTCGTCAACGAACTGGGCGCACTCCAGGGAGCGCACAAGGTGCTGGGCTCCAGCGGCCCCATCCAGTTCACCGCCAACTACCAGACCAGCCACACCGGCAGCAATCCGGTCGCCAAGCCGATTCCGATCATCCGCCTCATGCCGCAGGGCAACCCCCGCGTCCAGACGGTCAAATGGCCCGATCAGGCCCCGCCGGTGGGCTGA